In the Uranotaenia lowii strain MFRU-FL chromosome 1, ASM2978415v1, whole genome shotgun sequence genome, gtcgatattgtcaaaactgttcaagttatcaaaattgcaaaaaaaaaaatataaaaaagaaaattgaaaaaaaaaattccaattacCGAAATTGGTGGGAATAGAAGCAATCTTCAACACagtagaaaatatgaaaaaaatctaatttgtcAAAAAAGCAATTgacaaatcgttaaaaattattacaattgtcaaaattatcaaaactgtgaAGAAAAACCcacaatcaaaattatcaaaaaaaaaaaattgtaaaacttgtcaaaattgtcaatttgccAAAAACTGTTAGCATTGTTATAAATGtgcaaaatggcaaaaaattgtaaagcaaGTTGCTTAAATTATCAACATGCAGGAATTGAGATGTTGAAATTGCCAAAAACAATcgaaattgtcacaattgttggaattgtcaaaattgtcaaaatgtctgaattaaataaaaaatttccaaaacattcaaataaaaatttttcttcggactTTGTTAAAATTCCCAAAATTGTCCAACTATCAACTTGTCCAGAATTTAACTTTGTGGCGtttatgccattttttaaacttttatcatctttacatgctattaatttttgaaatatatgtaattttagtatgttttttttgtattttttatattgtttttttttttcatttttcgtaattttgatcattttgactatactttggtcatttttttattaaatttttgttctttttatcatttcagTCACACTTTAGCCATTAgctgtcattttggttattttgacctttttgttcatttttgacattttcaaatgttgttatttttgtaatttttttcatttttgtcattttgatgtttttggtaacttttgtattttttttattttgtaaaatttgttatttacggcatttttgtccttttttattgttgtcatttctgtattttttgaatttgtgttatttttgtatcattttactgtccatatgtaatttttgtcacttttttgtttcgattacaatggttttaaaatcttttaaagttGCATTTAGCAGAcggttattgaaaaacttatccggtacaactgtgtttgatGCTTACTCAAGggctcacggacatcggctaaggaagcaactgacttgctgGATCTTACAGAAAAATTCTCTGACTACAACTTTACCAAAGACAGGAAAGCGGTAGGAGTTGCGATAAATTAGTTATAACGCCCCAAATATTTTCTCTTGAAAAGAAACTGGCAGATTTTCCGTCCAGTTTTCAGTAATATTACATTATTGATTTATATTAGATTATCtatcatttgcaaaaaaaagttagggTTACCACAaacttaaagttaaaaattaaacctAAATCAAGTAAAACAGTTACACTCTCCGAACAAATTTGAgcgttttttcatacaaaatttcaaataaaaaacccgTGTACTtaaatctcatttaaaaaaattgcaaaaattctgTCGTTCGTTTTGAACGAAAAGGAAACTTTTCAGACTACAGGATTTcggaaattcgaaaaaaaaagttgcaattcgACATACCCTAATGCACACTACATCCTAgatgttttgatgtaaaaactAAGAGTTATCACTGACTATATCTATATACTTGAAGTTCATCAAACAGTGAGAGATAAAGTATCTGACATTCTTTCTttgctaaattttgtaaacaaaggGCCAGCGATTGTATTGCTCGCCGAGAAACTTTGCCCTGCGCATTACAACAACCATCTTCAAAACGAATTGGTAATGCAATTACACTCAATCCGATGTTCCACAACTTTCGCACAAGTAGCTGCCGTAATCACTCGGTCACTTTTTCTCGCTTGTCTCTTGACGGCTGCTGATTAAGGGACAACACGCAATTGATAAGCGGCAGCTTTCTCGAGCTACTCGAGATATGACTGGAGAAAGTCAACGTCTTCTTCAGTTTAGTGCCCACTACCGATGCGTTAAGTCTTTCGTCGTTGCGGCAAAATGTTTCACACTTTCGAttcgttcaataaaatttgggTCCCGAGACATCCGGCACCGGTGATCGATCCAAAAGTTAGTCTGGGTCAACTGATTCTGAACGCCTTGGCACGCCATGGAGAAAAGATACTGCAGCTTGATACGGACACTGGGGCGGAGATGAGCGCTCACGAGATGAGACTGCGGGCGATTCGGGTGGCTCAGAATTTGGCAACATTGGGATTCAGGAAAGGAGTTCCCGCTGCGTTGGCTTGCAGCAACGGTGAAAACCTAACCCCAGTGGCCTTGGGACTGATGATCGCCGGAATTCCGTTCATAACACTTCCGGTTGGTTTCAACGCAGCAGACCTAAGTCACCTGCTCGGGTTGGTTCAGCCGGCCTTGATCATCTGTGATGATTCGATGTACAAAACTATGCTGGATGCTGCCGGGATGTCACTGACCATGAAACCAGTCATCTTTGCCGTCGAAAGTGAGCGGGAGAGTATTCGAAGGGTGGAGGAACTTCTTGCGGAAACTGGCAACGAGGGTGAATTCATGTAGGTATTAAGCTACTGTAGTACTAATACACTAATAATTAATCACAACTTTCTTCCAACAGACCTCCAGAACTCGGTTTGATGCGAACGGAAATAGCGGTCATTCTATGCACCTCGGGAACAACTGGACCTCCGAAAGGGGTCAGCGTATCGCAGGCTCACGTAGCTGTTGTCCTTGATCCACCGGTCAAAAGACAATGTGACGATCTCAACTTTAACTTCAGTCCACTGTATTGGGGCACTGGATTGTTCGCAATGCTTAACTCGCTTTCGACCGGGACGACCCGAGCCATCACTCGGAGTGCTTTCAACGAAGACGTTTTCTTCGACGTCATGGAGCGTTACAAGCCGACGCACTTCTTCACGCCGCCTCCACACGCTGTTCTGCTGATGACGCATCCCCGCTTCGAAAAGGCGAATTTTGAGTCACTCAAAAGCTGGAGTTTGACCGGTAGTTCAGTGCCTCCGAAACTGAGAAAAGATCTGGCAGCGCGCCTTCCGAATGGGAAAGTTACTAACAGCTACGCTACCACCGAACTTGGACTCATTGCAATGGATTTTGGTGTCAAAAACCCGGACGCAGTAGGCGTTCTGATGCCACACATGAGCGCCAAAGTTGTCAAGGAAGA is a window encoding:
- the LOC129740818 gene encoding uncharacterized protein LOC129740818; translation: MFHTFDSFNKIWVPRHPAPVIDPKVSLGQLILNALARHGEKILQLDTDTGAEMSAHEMRLRAIRVAQNLATLGFRKGVPAALACSNGENLTPVALGLMIAGIPFITLPVGFNAADLSHLLGLVQPALIICDDSMYKTMLDAAGMSLTMKPVIFAVESERESIRRVEELLAETGNEGEFIPPELGLMRTEIAVILCTSGTTGPPKGVSVSQAHVAVVLDPPVKRQCDDLNFNFSPLYWGTGLFAMLNSLSTGTTRAITRSAFNEDVFFDVMERYKPTHFFTPPPHAVLLMTHPRFEKANFESLKSWSLTGSSVPPKLRKDLAARLPNGKVTNSYATTELGLIAMDFGVKNPDAVGVLMPHMSAKVVKEDTNGLAGVGEVGEILIRTSLPFLGYFDNEEATRQIIDGDGWVRTGDIGYLDDEAFVYLVGRKKDVIKHRGFQLSPEDLEAIIEKLDGVAQVCVIGLPEMEGTSDLPAAVVVLRKGSSLTEQNIVEAVEKQVSDHKRLRGGVYFWEALPMTQTGKILRRVVKQQLVDSLQK